In Persicimonas caeni, a single window of DNA contains:
- a CDS encoding tetratricopeptide repeat protein encodes MDDFEAQARGLEKQVRQLEERYLKPELLRSRYKIETRFNDAKVAYLLEDYGRASILFVGLVDNPRAQSFESYDEALYLLADSLLEQRNFLAARKYFQRVVERGQGPFFQNAVINLLEIAAATGNYEGVAELNAMLDNQSELSPAVNYVRAKTLYRQGKFADARRYFQKASQVSKFALRADYFRGVAFAAEKQFDNAEQVFNKVIADHKPKTPEEQELIDLTNLALGRIAYEKQDYDTAIGYYQRLKRTSPHFDQMLYELTWTFIAQENYQAASRVTDIFLYLENPDPTFVPKVKLLKADLLLRLQRYDLARSAYTEVVDTFSPVKQELEAFVANQSDLQTFFNDLVEAQIRGEQPDYLPTLVQQWIDNSDVLDEAKLTVSDLASVRQSIESSYSAIEQMEARLESGAHVESFPKLAEGMTLAVELESRMVGLRQDMIEAQYKLVSSSMSQAEKQQWKELEERVAKLRERYEAMPKTRAQVLQRAERIQGRFSRLRKALDQVSFDIESQQEQLEAIESYVARNNFTAEQLRKIDEKKAKARKTLAALRKLQGELRQEIDVARQRVGMGDKVTTKEQAIRNEYRDMLVQQRQFLDNVQGRSGGSNGVSVENLQAARTILPRVESKLQTYFTRMNELVGERTQDLRQDLASERKMLGMLDKEVAHLMGESKAVTAAVAYRGFIGVKRDFRDIIMRGDIGLIDVAWQKKEDMTQRINQLFEDRTAELKTLQESFEEVR; translated from the coding sequence ATGGATGATTTCGAGGCGCAAGCACGCGGCCTCGAAAAGCAGGTGCGTCAGCTCGAAGAACGCTACCTCAAGCCCGAGCTGTTGCGCTCGCGCTACAAGATCGAGACGCGGTTCAACGACGCCAAAGTCGCCTACCTTCTCGAGGATTACGGGCGCGCATCGATCCTTTTTGTGGGACTGGTCGACAATCCGCGGGCGCAGAGCTTCGAGTCGTACGACGAAGCGTTGTACCTGCTCGCCGACAGCCTCCTCGAGCAGCGCAACTTTTTGGCCGCGCGCAAATATTTTCAGCGCGTCGTCGAGCGCGGGCAGGGACCGTTTTTCCAGAACGCGGTCATCAACCTGCTCGAGATCGCCGCGGCGACGGGCAATTACGAGGGCGTCGCCGAGCTCAACGCCATGCTCGACAACCAGAGCGAGCTGAGCCCGGCCGTCAATTACGTGCGCGCCAAGACGCTGTACCGCCAAGGCAAATTCGCCGACGCGAGGCGTTACTTTCAGAAGGCTTCGCAGGTCTCGAAATTTGCGCTGCGCGCCGACTACTTTCGCGGCGTTGCGTTCGCCGCCGAAAAGCAGTTCGACAATGCCGAGCAGGTCTTCAACAAGGTCATCGCAGACCACAAGCCCAAGACTCCCGAAGAGCAAGAGCTCATCGACCTGACCAATCTCGCCTTGGGTCGAATCGCCTACGAAAAGCAAGATTACGACACTGCGATCGGCTACTATCAGCGCCTCAAGCGTACTAGCCCGCACTTCGACCAAATGCTCTACGAGCTGACCTGGACGTTTATCGCCCAGGAAAACTACCAGGCTGCCAGTCGGGTCACCGACATCTTTTTGTACCTGGAGAACCCCGACCCGACTTTCGTGCCCAAGGTCAAGCTGCTCAAGGCGGACCTCTTGCTGCGCCTGCAGCGCTATGACCTGGCGCGCAGCGCCTACACCGAAGTCGTCGATACGTTCTCGCCGGTCAAACAAGAGCTGGAGGCGTTTGTCGCCAATCAGAGCGACCTGCAAACGTTCTTCAACGACCTCGTCGAGGCGCAGATTCGCGGCGAGCAGCCCGACTATCTGCCCACGCTCGTCCAGCAGTGGATCGACAATAGCGACGTGCTCGACGAGGCGAAGCTGACCGTCTCCGACCTCGCTTCGGTTCGTCAGAGCATCGAGAGTTCGTACTCGGCCATCGAGCAGATGGAGGCGCGTCTCGAGTCCGGGGCCCACGTGGAATCGTTTCCCAAGCTCGCCGAGGGGATGACCCTGGCCGTCGAGCTGGAGAGTCGCATGGTGGGTCTTCGTCAGGACATGATCGAAGCTCAGTACAAGCTGGTCTCCTCGTCGATGAGCCAAGCTGAAAAGCAGCAGTGGAAAGAGCTCGAAGAGAGGGTCGCCAAGCTTCGCGAGCGTTACGAGGCGATGCCCAAAACGCGCGCGCAGGTGCTGCAACGCGCCGAGCGCATCCAGGGCCGGTTCTCCCGGCTTCGAAAGGCGCTCGACCAGGTCAGCTTCGATATCGAGAGCCAGCAAGAGCAGCTCGAGGCGATCGAAAGCTACGTGGCCCGCAATAACTTCACCGCCGAGCAACTGCGCAAGATTGACGAGAAGAAGGCAAAGGCGCGCAAGACGCTCGCCGCGCTGCGAAAGCTGCAGGGCGAGCTGCGCCAGGAGATCGACGTGGCTCGCCAGCGCGTGGGTATGGGCGACAAGGTCACCACCAAAGAGCAAGCCATCCGCAACGAGTATCGAGACATGCTGGTCCAGCAGCGACAGTTCCTCGACAACGTTCAAGGCCGCTCCGGCGGGTCCAACGGCGTGTCCGTCGAGAACCTTCAGGCCGCACGCACGATTCTTCCGCGTGTCGAGTCGAAGCTGCAGACCTACTTCACGCGCATGAACGAGCTCGTCGGCGAGCGCACCCAAGATCTGCGCCAGGATCTCGCCAGCGAGCGCAAAATGCTGGGGATGCTCGACAAAGAAGTGGCTCATCTGATGGGCGAGTCCAAGGCAGTCACCGCAGCGGTGGCCTACCGAGGCTTTATCGGAGTCAAGCGTGACTTCCGAGACATCATCATGCGCGGTGATATCGGCCTGATCGATGTGGCTTGGCAGAAGAAAGAAGATATGACGCAGCGGATCAATCAGCTCTTTGAAGATCGCACTGCCGAGCTCAAGACATTGCAGGAATCTTTTGAAGAAGTCCGATGA
- a CDS encoding tetratricopeptide repeat protein, with protein sequence MGLASPAAAQDSGGEPAQPVEQTEEAQTAEASDAEASQSEASSSDASEQEASEQEASNGEASDGEEDAEASNSESAEAEGGLAQAEKDFQEAYRRYSEEMSDYQGTVDSIVEAEYNQRIAKINRVYDRKIDNLEAVERQRRKEAIAAFEEYLRRYPDTPGYTPDALFRLAELYFEKANDDYLVADENYQSELALYEAGKRADPPKLPERDYSKTMSLFTQLITDWPDYEQADGAYYLLAYTKLQDAQDDEARQLLTELVQNYPDSRFVPEAWIRIGEYWFAYAEGPEALAKAKNAYEQAMQYPDSKFYDKALYKLAWTYYRMDDFKKAIGEFKRLVKFSDEQKQKTGRSGSVLRAEAVQYIAVSLAEEDWDLDGAVDMGFGLDRVKKYLSGDEPYEREVLVQFVDYMFENNRYAVAAETINYALSKYPRHRDNPQLHEKLILALIRDGRRDASFAERRNLLAYYGPESDWYEFQERVGHEDAVRHADNLVKDNLIQSATWFHEEAQKLKNEAVVRQDTQMLALAREKYAKAASAYEDFLARYPNDKDLYQWNFYYAECLYYSEQYVPAYEQYRVVRELDISDNKYQEKAAFNAIKSIEFKMRELAQRGEIPAKAVPGGGVEDARQAAQQQESASASAQQAGEGNDQKRVIEPEAMPAMLGKYITAMDRYVVLGLENESDPDLDLKFAFQAGKLFYDFKDYDTARERFNWIVDNYPENELAYLAGSLILETYRQEQDYTKLAAAAERLSEVIKGEQAQAIKEEVRQFKLGAMFKSAEQLFANKQYEKAAKEYQRVVNNAPDHEYAPKALNNAAVAYENIGKYESAMKLYERVYNDYPQNPLAGYALYRVAVNSERFFDFDKAVQSYTLFYDKYEGQNPQELTDMGFIIADKRQNALRSASVLTENLQRYERAAKLYEQYVRAYPSAEDSAGAQWRALKSWQKAGEPRKMMKAISTYRREFGGSADKNAKVLEAMMMVAEHYEDSGDERKATKWYEDIVEEFKKRSPEGDPASAYYAANARFLLAEESFQDWKAIEIKGSMKRQGRLLKKKIEVQKEVAKEFQEVWSYGSLEWTLASTFRIGSLYQAFAESLYNVPIPFEEGTEEFDIYRMQLDDMVIPLEDKAIQYYEQTIAKAREEKVVNEWTKKTLEELNKFMPDKYPLYKEERREVAKRARTGTSFMSADAYEASTTEPSGSALDEGSDSSGANGAAGEQGDDS encoded by the coding sequence GTGGGGCTGGCCTCACCGGCCGCCGCGCAGGACTCCGGCGGCGAACCAGCTCAGCCAGTCGAGCAGACTGAGGAGGCTCAGACGGCCGAGGCTTCGGACGCAGAGGCGTCCCAGAGTGAGGCGTCATCCTCGGATGCCTCGGAACAGGAAGCTTCGGAGCAAGAAGCGTCCAATGGAGAAGCGTCGGACGGCGAAGAAGACGCGGAGGCGTCGAACTCCGAATCGGCAGAGGCCGAAGGTGGCCTGGCGCAGGCGGAGAAGGATTTCCAAGAGGCCTACCGTCGCTACTCCGAGGAGATGAGCGACTACCAGGGCACCGTCGACTCCATCGTCGAAGCCGAGTACAACCAGCGCATCGCCAAGATCAACCGCGTCTACGACCGCAAGATCGACAACCTCGAGGCGGTCGAACGGCAGCGCCGCAAAGAGGCGATCGCCGCGTTCGAAGAGTATCTGCGCCGGTATCCGGACACGCCGGGTTATACCCCCGACGCGCTGTTCCGCCTGGCCGAGCTCTATTTCGAGAAAGCCAACGACGACTACCTCGTCGCCGACGAAAACTATCAGTCGGAACTCGCCCTCTACGAGGCGGGAAAGCGCGCCGATCCGCCGAAGCTTCCCGAGCGTGACTACTCCAAAACGATGAGCCTGTTTACTCAGCTCATCACCGATTGGCCCGACTACGAGCAGGCCGACGGAGCCTACTACCTGCTGGCGTACACCAAGCTGCAGGACGCGCAGGATGACGAGGCTCGACAGCTTCTGACCGAGCTTGTCCAAAATTACCCCGACAGCCGATTCGTGCCGGAGGCGTGGATCCGCATCGGTGAGTACTGGTTCGCCTACGCTGAAGGACCCGAAGCGCTCGCCAAGGCGAAGAACGCCTACGAGCAGGCGATGCAGTACCCGGACAGTAAGTTCTACGACAAAGCGCTCTACAAGCTGGCGTGGACTTACTACCGCATGGACGACTTCAAGAAGGCCATCGGCGAGTTCAAACGCCTGGTCAAGTTCAGTGACGAGCAGAAGCAAAAGACCGGACGCTCCGGCTCGGTGCTGCGTGCCGAGGCGGTCCAGTATATCGCGGTCAGTTTGGCCGAAGAGGACTGGGACCTCGACGGCGCCGTCGATATGGGCTTTGGCCTCGACCGCGTCAAAAAATACTTGAGCGGCGACGAGCCCTACGAGCGCGAAGTGCTCGTGCAGTTCGTCGACTACATGTTCGAGAACAACCGCTACGCGGTGGCCGCCGAGACGATCAACTACGCCCTGTCGAAGTACCCGCGCCATCGAGACAACCCGCAGCTCCACGAGAAGCTGATCCTCGCGCTGATCCGCGACGGGCGCCGCGACGCGTCGTTCGCCGAGCGCCGCAACTTGCTGGCCTATTACGGCCCCGAGAGCGATTGGTACGAGTTTCAAGAGCGCGTCGGCCACGAGGACGCGGTGCGTCACGCCGACAACCTGGTCAAAGACAACTTGATCCAGTCGGCGACGTGGTTCCACGAAGAGGCGCAGAAGCTCAAGAACGAGGCGGTGGTCCGCCAGGACACCCAGATGCTGGCGCTCGCTCGCGAGAAGTACGCCAAGGCGGCCTCGGCCTACGAGGACTTCCTGGCGCGCTATCCGAACGACAAAGACCTGTACCAGTGGAACTTCTACTACGCTGAATGTCTGTACTACTCCGAGCAGTACGTGCCGGCCTACGAGCAGTACCGCGTGGTGCGTGAGCTCGACATCTCGGACAACAAGTACCAGGAGAAGGCGGCGTTCAACGCGATCAAGTCGATCGAGTTCAAGATGCGTGAACTCGCCCAACGCGGCGAGATTCCTGCCAAAGCCGTGCCGGGAGGCGGCGTCGAGGACGCGCGTCAGGCGGCGCAGCAACAGGAGTCGGCCAGCGCGTCGGCACAACAAGCCGGCGAGGGCAATGACCAGAAGCGTGTCATCGAGCCCGAGGCGATGCCGGCGATGCTCGGCAAGTATATCACTGCGATGGACCGATACGTGGTGCTCGGGCTCGAGAACGAGAGCGACCCGGACCTCGACCTGAAGTTCGCCTTCCAAGCCGGCAAGCTCTTCTACGACTTCAAAGACTACGACACTGCTCGCGAGCGCTTTAACTGGATCGTCGACAACTATCCGGAAAACGAGCTGGCGTACTTGGCCGGCAGTCTCATCTTGGAGACCTACCGCCAGGAGCAGGATTACACCAAGCTCGCGGCGGCTGCCGAGAGGCTCAGCGAAGTCATCAAAGGCGAGCAGGCGCAGGCCATCAAAGAAGAAGTGCGCCAGTTCAAGCTGGGCGCGATGTTCAAATCGGCCGAGCAACTCTTCGCCAACAAGCAGTACGAGAAGGCCGCCAAAGAGTACCAGCGCGTGGTCAACAACGCGCCGGATCACGAGTATGCGCCCAAAGCGCTGAACAACGCGGCGGTCGCCTACGAGAATATCGGCAAGTACGAATCGGCGATGAAGCTGTACGAGCGAGTCTACAATGACTACCCGCAGAATCCGCTGGCCGGCTACGCGCTGTATCGCGTCGCGGTCAACTCGGAGCGCTTCTTCGACTTCGATAAGGCTGTCCAGTCGTACACGCTCTTTTACGACAAGTACGAGGGGCAAAACCCTCAAGAGCTGACCGACATGGGCTTCATCATCGCCGACAAGCGCCAGAACGCGCTGCGAAGCGCCTCGGTCCTCACCGAGAACCTGCAGCGCTACGAGCGGGCCGCCAAGCTCTACGAACAGTATGTGCGTGCATATCCGAGCGCCGAAGATTCTGCAGGAGCTCAGTGGCGAGCGCTCAAGAGCTGGCAGAAGGCTGGCGAGCCGCGCAAGATGATGAAGGCGATCTCGACCTACCGACGCGAATTCGGTGGAAGCGCCGACAAGAATGCCAAGGTCCTCGAAGCGATGATGATGGTCGCCGAGCATTACGAGGACTCGGGCGACGAGCGCAAGGCCACCAAGTGGTACGAAGACATCGTCGAAGAGTTCAAAAAGCGCAGCCCCGAGGGCGACCCGGCGTCGGCCTACTACGCTGCCAACGCCCGCTTTCTGTTGGCCGAAGAGTCCTTCCAAGACTGGAAGGCCATCGAAATCAAAGGAAGCATGAAGCGGCAGGGCCGTCTGCTCAAGAAGAAGATCGAGGTTCAAAAAGAGGTCGCCAAGGAGTTCCAGGAAGTCTGGAGCTACGGAAGCCTCGAGTGGACCCTGGCCAGCACTTTCCGCATCGGCAGCCTCTATCAGGCCTTTGCCGAGTCGCTCTACAACGTGCCGATTCCCTTCGAGGAGGGCACCGAAGAGTTCGATATTTACCGGATGCAGCTCGACGACATGGTCATTCCGCTGGAGGACAAGGCCATCCAGTACTACGAGCAGACCATCGCCAAGGCGCGCGAAGAGAAGGTGGTCAACGAGTGGACCAAGAAGACGCTCGAGGAGCTCAACAAGTTCATGCCGGACAAGTACCCGCTCTACAAAGAAGAGCGTCGCGAGGTTGCCAAGCGGGCTCGCACCGGCACGTCGTTCATGAGCGCCGACGCCTACGAAGCGAGCACCACCGAGCCTTCCGGCTCGGCGCTCGACGAGGGCAGTGATTCTTCGGGAGCCAACGGAGCTGCCGGTGAGCAGGGAGATGACTCGTGA
- a CDS encoding tetratricopeptide repeat protein, producing the protein MSRTQRKHAIVWLLCLALGGAACSTPEQKPDETQEQVAEKPEQSASKEVPPEVVDGQSDEQAQQEAEALPQADEPEEQAPERKPGEKIVIDSDFKSDLADALEAAKDGDRDAAVSELQSLADRRNGGFLAAFNLGVLYEHEGDYRKAAQRYSQALQKNPDFSPALLNLVRLYLRLDQPRDAEKLARKYTNDRPENMDHRAVALQVDLHEGKYEEVIRKAKQILRRDEKNVESMLAMAEANIQLERAELAEAILDRAHELRPERAEIYFKYAKIRSQEEKLSDAISLLEQALQKRVNFPEAHNNLGVLYHEAGDYNAAVKEFRAAIGDYPDFKEAYLNLGNSLKGLQKYKKAEKAFTKALEIDADYGDALFNLGVLYLDSDIEGIDKIAQLNKSIEYLTKYKNAAGGRIEKDDPAGKYIAEARKTIEVEKQRQEMMRQAQMQAEDDSGDESSESSDGSESADGQ; encoded by the coding sequence GTGAGCCGTACCCAACGTAAACATGCCATTGTCTGGTTGCTTTGCCTTGCCCTCGGGGGCGCTGCGTGCTCGACGCCCGAGCAAAAGCCCGACGAAACGCAAGAGCAGGTCGCCGAAAAGCCCGAGCAGTCTGCCTCGAAAGAGGTGCCGCCCGAGGTAGTCGACGGCCAATCGGACGAGCAGGCGCAACAAGAGGCCGAAGCGCTGCCGCAGGCCGACGAGCCTGAAGAGCAAGCGCCGGAAAGGAAGCCCGGCGAGAAGATCGTTATCGACAGCGACTTCAAGTCGGACCTCGCGGACGCGCTCGAGGCCGCCAAAGATGGTGATCGTGACGCCGCGGTCAGCGAACTGCAGAGCTTGGCGGATCGTCGCAACGGCGGCTTCTTGGCGGCATTCAACCTTGGCGTTCTCTACGAGCACGAGGGCGACTACCGCAAAGCCGCCCAGCGTTACTCGCAGGCGCTTCAGAAGAACCCCGATTTTTCCCCCGCGCTGCTCAACCTTGTACGCCTGTACCTGCGGCTCGATCAGCCGCGAGACGCTGAAAAGCTCGCGCGCAAGTATACCAACGATCGCCCGGAGAATATGGACCATCGCGCGGTCGCCCTGCAGGTCGACTTGCACGAAGGCAAATACGAAGAGGTGATCCGCAAGGCCAAGCAGATTCTGCGCCGCGACGAAAAGAACGTCGAATCGATGCTGGCCATGGCCGAGGCCAACATCCAGCTCGAACGCGCCGAACTCGCCGAGGCGATCTTGGATCGCGCCCACGAGTTGCGACCCGAGCGCGCCGAAATCTATTTCAAGTACGCCAAGATTCGCTCGCAGGAGGAGAAGCTCTCCGATGCGATCTCCCTTCTCGAGCAGGCACTCCAAAAGCGGGTGAATTTCCCCGAGGCGCACAACAACCTGGGCGTTCTCTACCACGAAGCCGGCGACTACAACGCCGCCGTCAAAGAGTTTCGGGCCGCCATCGGTGACTATCCCGATTTCAAAGAGGCGTATCTAAACCTGGGCAACTCCCTCAAGGGCCTGCAGAAGTACAAGAAGGCTGAAAAGGCCTTCACGAAGGCGCTCGAAATCGACGCTGACTACGGCGACGCGCTCTTCAACTTGGGGGTGCTCTACCTGGACAGCGACATCGAAGGGATCGACAAGATCGCCCAGCTCAACAAGTCGATCGAGTATCTGACGAAGTACAAGAACGCGGCCGGTGGACGAATCGAAAAAGATGACCCCGCAGGCAAGTATATCGCCGAGGCGCGCAAGACCATCGAAGTCGAGAAACAGCGCCAGGAGATGATGCGTCAGGCTCAGATGCAGGCCGAGGACGACTCGGGCGACGAGAGTTCGGAGTCCTCCGACGGCTCGGAAAGCGCCGACGGTCAGTAG
- a CDS encoding N-6 DNA methylase translates to MDQLLPSKSAPARQLLQAILDATSIMDPGLQQAWTEHVTFLKGDLAGQRGSTAEAMARDLGVHLNGRQPTAQLVMAVESFVVFVANLGALCAVDPEGCRRVESLAQLPDGEFTAHLDAIASGTIFADHGIAYPPHALDFGWWPSMFEGDHLEYARAFLRSLDVLTLHDFLETHKDCFGRLYLAIAPKALLHPTGEHYTPFWLAEELVAASRWTANQRMIDPFGGSGVMLLAALEHAHRAGVDRLTTLQQLSMIELNPATAAIAKANLIKSISDDLDPADGPIDLPVLCADTLEFALTRCSHHQQDMWRDRCRGEADFVSSDQGMPDPVDVILTNPPWVGWEYISRPYREHLEPLWAHYSLFESTGREAAFLKEDLSTLALAVAFDLFLTDGGRASVVLRYASMTSNAASGGLRRLHLKPSDRPLELRKVAIFDELRVFEHAVTKTAVWHLTKGTPTSFPVPVEQWELDGENSKLSGGSTLAEVEERICRHELALRRVDASDPKSRWTIGDPDCLRASKKLEGDNPYRARTGVFTGGANAVYYLEPLDASTDRPGVSWFRNRTERARRKAPQTCTMLEEALVYEIIRGRDVGRWHLRGHEHLLCPHTKETRMRAIPPQTMADTYPLAKSYLEEMRSVLDKRRGFSGWEKAAREEAFYAILRIGDYTFEPYKVAWRYMADDFIVSVIPPTEEGRPRLPNDKVMYIGCADEAEAYYLCGVLSSDPVRWKVLSSSTSTQISASVIEPLGIPPYDASHPDHEKMADACRTGHYFAQSGEIQKTKEALEAVNAQAARLFGLDEAAMAAFADACAPATY, encoded by the coding sequence ATGGACCAGTTACTGCCGTCAAAGTCAGCGCCGGCCCGTCAGCTTCTTCAGGCAATTCTCGACGCGACCAGCATCATGGACCCCGGGCTTCAGCAGGCGTGGACCGAGCATGTGACGTTTCTGAAGGGGGATCTCGCGGGCCAGCGGGGTTCGACTGCCGAGGCGATGGCGAGGGATCTCGGCGTGCACCTCAACGGGCGCCAACCGACTGCGCAGCTCGTCATGGCTGTCGAGTCTTTTGTCGTCTTCGTCGCGAATCTGGGTGCACTATGTGCGGTCGATCCGGAAGGATGCCGGCGAGTCGAAAGTTTGGCGCAGCTGCCTGACGGAGAGTTCACCGCTCACCTCGATGCGATCGCCTCGGGGACGATCTTTGCCGATCACGGCATCGCATACCCGCCTCACGCGCTCGACTTTGGGTGGTGGCCAAGTATGTTTGAGGGCGATCATCTCGAATACGCACGGGCGTTTCTGAGATCGTTGGACGTCCTGACCCTCCACGATTTCCTAGAGACGCACAAAGATTGCTTTGGCCGGCTCTATCTTGCGATCGCGCCCAAGGCGCTGCTCCATCCAACGGGCGAGCACTACACCCCCTTCTGGTTGGCCGAGGAGCTCGTCGCCGCCTCCCGGTGGACTGCCAATCAGCGCATGATCGATCCTTTCGGCGGAAGTGGCGTGATGCTCCTGGCAGCCCTCGAGCACGCACATCGTGCTGGAGTCGATCGCCTCACGACACTCCAGCAGCTGAGCATGATCGAGCTCAATCCGGCCACCGCTGCGATCGCCAAGGCAAACCTGATCAAGTCGATCAGCGACGATCTCGATCCAGCCGACGGTCCGATCGACCTGCCGGTGCTCTGTGCGGACACCCTCGAGTTTGCGCTGACCCGTTGTAGCCATCATCAACAGGATATGTGGCGCGACAGATGTCGCGGCGAGGCTGACTTCGTATCGAGCGATCAGGGGATGCCCGATCCCGTCGACGTGATCCTGACCAACCCTCCGTGGGTGGGCTGGGAGTATATCTCGCGGCCATATCGAGAGCATCTAGAGCCACTCTGGGCGCACTATTCGCTGTTCGAAAGCACAGGCCGTGAAGCCGCGTTCCTAAAAGAAGATCTATCGACGTTAGCGCTCGCCGTTGCGTTCGACCTCTTTCTAACTGATGGCGGACGCGCCTCGGTGGTGCTGCGTTATGCTTCGATGACGTCGAACGCCGCTTCTGGTGGGCTGAGACGGCTGCACTTGAAGCCATCCGATCGTCCGCTCGAGTTGCGAAAGGTGGCGATCTTCGACGAGCTTCGTGTCTTCGAGCACGCCGTCACGAAGACGGCTGTATGGCATCTGACCAAAGGAACGCCGACATCGTTTCCGGTTCCGGTCGAGCAGTGGGAACTCGACGGCGAGAATAGCAAGCTCTCGGGCGGGTCGACCCTCGCCGAGGTCGAGGAGCGGATCTGCCGTCACGAACTGGCACTTCGTCGGGTCGATGCAAGTGATCCGAAAAGCCGCTGGACGATCGGCGATCCCGATTGCCTCCGCGCATCCAAGAAGCTCGAAGGAGACAACCCATACCGCGCGCGCACAGGTGTTTTCACGGGCGGAGCCAACGCGGTGTATTACCTCGAGCCGCTCGACGCCTCGACCGATCGTCCTGGCGTGTCATGGTTCCGCAACCGCACCGAACGAGCCCGACGCAAAGCCCCACAGACATGCACGATGCTCGAAGAGGCGCTGGTCTACGAGATCATTCGCGGGCGAGATGTGGGCCGATGGCACCTTCGTGGTCACGAGCATCTTCTGTGTCCTCACACCAAAGAGACCAGGATGCGGGCGATCCCACCGCAGACAATGGCTGACACGTATCCCCTCGCGAAGAGCTACTTGGAGGAAATGCGATCGGTACTCGACAAACGCAGGGGATTTTCCGGCTGGGAGAAGGCAGCGCGCGAAGAGGCCTTCTATGCCATTTTGCGCATCGGCGACTATACGTTCGAGCCGTACAAAGTGGCCTGGCGTTACATGGCAGATGATTTCATCGTGTCGGTGATCCCCCCAACGGAGGAGGGACGCCCTCGCCTGCCGAATGATAAGGTGATGTATATTGGCTGCGCAGACGAGGCTGAGGCTTACTACTTGTGCGGAGTTCTCTCGTCGGATCCGGTTCGCTGGAAAGTACTCTCTTCGAGCACGTCCACGCAGATCTCGGCGAGCGTGATCGAGCCTCTGGGGATCCCCCCGTATGATGCGAGCCATCCCGACCACGAAAAAATGGCCGATGCATGTCGCACCGGCCATTACTTTGCCCAATCGGGCGAGATTCAAAAAACGAAGGAGGCCCTCGAGGCGGTCAACGCACAAGCTGCCCGCCTCTTCGGTCTCGACGAGGCGGCGATGGCCGCCTTCGCGGACGCCTGCGCTCCGGCGACCTACTGA
- a CDS encoding MotA/TolQ/ExbB proton channel family protein produces MSAIAEAFRSGGIWMYLILAVSIFAIGITIERFIFLFFKYNINAQAFMAQIQKLVMADNIDRAIKLCNAAPSRALPKVIKAGLTRANKGEVEIQNAIEEATLEVVPKVQKRTPALAVLANIATLLGLLGTIIGLIEAFEALESATPENRQQMLSRGIALAMNTTAFGLVVAIPTLVAHLILSGMTKKILDEIDMYSVKLENLLVTRGKGGTNPLEQ; encoded by the coding sequence ATGAGCGCAATTGCTGAAGCGTTTCGCAGCGGCGGTATTTGGATGTATCTCATCCTCGCCGTTAGCATTTTCGCCATCGGTATCACCATCGAGCGATTCATCTTTTTGTTCTTTAAGTACAACATCAATGCGCAAGCCTTCATGGCCCAGATCCAGAAGCTTGTCATGGCCGACAATATCGATCGCGCCATCAAGCTGTGCAACGCCGCCCCGTCGCGTGCGCTGCCGAAGGTCATCAAGGCCGGTCTGACTCGCGCCAACAAGGGCGAAGTCGAGATCCAGAACGCCATTGAGGAAGCCACGCTCGAGGTGGTCCCCAAGGTGCAGAAGCGCACGCCCGCCCTGGCAGTTTTGGCGAACATCGCCACGCTGCTCGGACTTCTGGGTACCATTATTGGTCTTATCGAGGCTTTCGAGGCTCTCGAGTCGGCAACTCCCGAAAACCGTCAGCAGATGCTGTCGCGTGGTATCGCTCTCGCGATGAACACCACGGCTTTCGGTCTTGTCGTCGCAATTCCGACGCTGGTCGCTCACCTTATCCTGTCGGGCATGACCAAGAAGATTCTCGACGAGATCGACATGTACAGTGTCAAGCTCGAGAACCTTCTGGTCACCCGCGGAAAGGGTGGTACCAACCCGCTCGAACAGTAA
- a CDS encoding ExbD/TolR family protein, giving the protein MARQRRDAGADGTDELNLAPFMNMVVILIPMLLLSVVFIKIGVINITAPKLSVGPPSDEQPEKEEEPLNLTIAISAKGFRIAAKAATLPEMEGCPRPGPTICLEDQDVDVAGKFESARKAFENGNAPAGTKALEEAMAAYNFRELYNRLAKIKNEYPEETIVNLSADSDMPYSVLVRVMDVARYKLKKDSYSDTSAFWEAEYKKSGDNYAELFNDPVLSVVQ; this is encoded by the coding sequence ATGGCGCGTCAACGACGCGATGCAGGAGCGGACGGGACAGACGAGCTGAACCTCGCTCCCTTCATGAACATGGTCGTTATCCTCATTCCGATGCTTTTGCTGTCGGTTGTCTTCATCAAGATCGGTGTGATCAACATTACCGCACCGAAGCTTTCGGTGGGGCCACCTTCGGACGAGCAGCCGGAGAAGGAAGAGGAACCCCTGAATTTGACGATCGCCATCAGCGCGAAGGGTTTCCGGATTGCTGCCAAGGCAGCGACGCTTCCGGAAATGGAAGGTTGCCCTCGCCCGGGTCCGACGATTTGCCTGGAAGATCAGGACGTCGATGTTGCCGGTAAATTCGAGAGCGCCCGCAAGGCGTTCGAGAATGGCAACGCTCCGGCTGGCACCAAGGCGCTCGAAGAAGCCATGGCGGCGTACAACTTTCGCGAGCTTTACAACCGGTTGGCCAAAATCAAAAACGAGTATCCGGAGGAGACGATTGTCAACCTCTCGGCTGACTCGGACATGCCCTACTCGGTTCTGGTGCGTGTCATGGATGTGGCCCGCTACAAGCTCAAGAAGGACTCGTACAGCGATACCAGCGCGTTCTGGGAGGCCGAATACAAGAAGAGCGGCGACAATTACGCCGAGCTCTTCAACGACCCGGTACTCTCGGTCGTTCAGTAA